From the genome of Macadamia integrifolia cultivar HAES 741 unplaced genomic scaffold, SCU_Mint_v3 scaffold482, whole genome shotgun sequence, one region includes:
- the LOC122068918 gene encoding BLOC-1-related complex subunit 8 homolog isoform X4, whose amino-acid sequence MLWDRIFYRLRLSFVSFLWLLCSFTKKMHGFSIVDGFMNVNESLAEMIKYVANEPSVGLFYVQQHTQNAVPSLLNVKDKVGEKCRETTLHTDDLEDSLTMLKSMKECGLHLTDEMIKDIKKSVVIMSSAQPQRGYFQLVNFMLIHNQKSSFETGKSSPWGAVTYDHNAFGMQQDEASHGNYLSLVLKLAKQRALGLRWPELNSKQQKGPEDEQLDEAGSGAGQNLSSLFENYDDFRATREVKLKEWLEGPDNLNNTQADILGSTLSTLARNGASL is encoded by the exons ATGCTCTGGGATCGAATATTTTACCGTCTCCGTTTGTCTTTCGTCTCCTTTCTCTGGTTACTTTGTTCGTTCACGAAGAAAATGCATGGATTTTCGATCGTGGATGGCTTCATGAACG TGAACGAAAGCTTAGCAGAGATGATAAAGTATGTGGCGAATGAACCCTCGGTGGGGCTTTTCTATGTACAACAGCACACTCAGAATGCGGTTCCCAGCCTTCTCAATGTCAAG GATAAAGTTGGAGAGAAGTGTCGTGAAACAACCTTGCACACTGATGATTTGGAGGACTCTCTCACCATGTTGAAGTCAATGAAAGAATGTGGTCTGCATCTCACTGATGAAATGATTAAAGACATTAAAAAATCTGTAGTTATTATGTCATCAGCACAACCACAAAGAGGGTATTTCCAACTTGTGAACTTTAT GTTAATCCAtaaccaaaaatcaagttttgagACTGGCAAAAGTAGCCCTTGGGGTGCAGTTACTTACGATCATAATGCATTTGGGATGCAGCAG GATGAAGCGAGTCATGGCAATTATCTCTCCTTAGTATTGAAGTTGGCAAAGCAGAGAGCTTTGGGTCTTAGATGGCCCGAACTTAATTCCAAACAGCAAAAAGGACCTGAGG ATGAGCAGCTCGATGAAGCTGGAAGCGGGGCAGGTCAGAATTTATCATCACTTTTCGAGAACTATGATGATTTCAGAGCTACAAGAGAAGTCAAACTGAAGGAATGGTTGGAGGGGCCAGATAATCTGAACAATACTCAAGCCGACATTCTTGGTTCCACTTTGTCCACACTTGCTCGCAATGGTGCTTCCCTCTAA
- the LOC122068918 gene encoding uncharacterized protein LOC122068918 isoform X3 produces MLWDRIFYRLRLSFVSFLWLLCSFTKKMHGFSIVDGFMNVNESLAEMIKYVANEPSVGLFYVQQHTQNAVPSLLNVKDKVGEKCRETTLHTDDLEDSLTMLKSMKECGLHLTDEMIKDIKKSVVIMSSAQPQRGYFQLVNFMLIHNQKSSFETGKSSPWGAVTYDHNAFGMQQDEASHGNYISSVLKLAKQRALGLRWPELNSKQQKGPEDEQLDEAGSGAGQNLASLFENYDDFRATREVKLKEWLEGPDNLNNTQADILGSTLSTLARNGASL; encoded by the exons ATGCTCTGGGATCGAATATTTTACCGTCTCCGTTTGTCTTTCGTCTCCTTTCTCTGGTTACTTTGTTCGTTCACGAAGAAAATGCATGGATTTTCGATCGTGGATGGCTTCATGAACG TGAACGAAAGCTTAGCAGAGATGATAAAGTATGTGGCGAATGAACCCTCGGTGGGGCTTTTCTATGTACAACAGCACACTCAGAATGCGGTTCCCAGCCTTCTCAATGTCAAG GATAAAGTTGGAGAGAAGTGTCGTGAAACAACCTTGCACACTGATGATTTGGAGGACTCTCTCACCATGTTGAAGTCAATGAAAGAATGTGGTCTGCATCTCACTGATGAAATGATTAAAGACATTAAAAAATCTGTAGTTATTATGTCATCAGCACAACCACAAAGAGGGTATTTCCAACTTGTGAACTTTAT GTTAATCCAtaaccaaaaatcaagttttgagACTGGCAAAAGTAGCCCTTGGGGTGCAGTTACTTACGATCATAATGCATTTGGGATGCAGCAGGATGAAGCGAGTCATGGCAATTATATCTCCTCAGTATTGAAGTTGGCAAAGCAGAGAGCTTTGGGTCTTAGATGGCCCGAACTTAATTCCAAACAGCAAAAAGGACCTGAGG ATGAGCAGCTCGATGAAGCTGGAAGCGGGGCAGGTCAGAATTTAGCATCACTTTTCGAGAACTATGATGATTTCAGAGCTACAAGAGAAGTCAAACTGAAGGAATGGTTGGAGGGCCCAGATAATCTGAACAATACTCAAGCCGACATTCTTGGTTCCACTTTGTCCACACTTGCTCGCAATGGTGCTTCCCTCTAA
- the LOC122068918 gene encoding BLOC-1-related complex subunit 8 homolog isoform X1, giving the protein MLWDRIFYRLRLSFVSFLWLLCSFTKKMHGFSIVDGFMNVNESLAEMIKYVANEPSVGLFYVQQHTQNAVPSLLNVKDKVGEKCRETTLHTDDLEDSLTMLKSMKECGLHLTDEMIKDIKKSVVIMSSAQPQRGYFQLVNFMLIHNQKSSFETGKSSPWGAVTYDHNAFGMQQDEASHGNYISSVLKLAKQRALGLRWPELNSKQQKGPEGQETDELPLSSRIVDEQLDEAGSGAGQNLASLFENYDDFRATREVKLKEWLEGPDNLNNTQADILGSTLSTLARNGASL; this is encoded by the exons ATGCTCTGGGATCGAATATTTTACCGTCTCCGTTTGTCTTTCGTCTCCTTTCTCTGGTTACTTTGTTCGTTCACGAAGAAAATGCATGGATTTTCGATCGTGGATGGCTTCATGAACG TGAACGAAAGCTTAGCAGAGATGATAAAGTATGTGGCGAATGAACCCTCGGTGGGGCTTTTCTATGTACAACAGCACACTCAGAATGCGGTTCCCAGCCTTCTCAATGTCAAG GATAAAGTTGGAGAGAAGTGTCGTGAAACAACCTTGCACACTGATGATTTGGAGGACTCTCTCACCATGTTGAAGTCAATGAAAGAATGTGGTCTGCATCTCACTGATGAAATGATTAAAGACATTAAAAAATCTGTAGTTATTATGTCATCAGCACAACCACAAAGAGGGTATTTCCAACTTGTGAACTTTAT GTTAATCCAtaaccaaaaatcaagttttgagACTGGCAAAAGTAGCCCTTGGGGTGCAGTTACTTACGATCATAATGCATTTGGGATGCAGCAGGATGAAGCGAGTCATGGCAATTATATCTCCTCAGTATTGAAGTTGGCAAAGCAGAGAGCTTTGGGTCTTAGATGGCCCGAACTTAATTCCAAACAGCAAAAAGGACCTGAGG GTCAAGAAACTGACGAGCTGCCATTGTCTAGTCGGATTGTAGATGAGCAGCTCGATGAAGCTGGAAGCGGGGCAGGTCAGAATTTAGCATCACTTTTCGAGAACTATGATGATTTCAGAGCTACAAGAGAAGTCAAACTGAAGGAATGGTTGGAGGGCCCAGATAATCTGAACAATACTCAAGCCGACATTCTTGGTTCCACTTTGTCCACACTTGCTCGCAATGGTGCTTCCCTCTAA
- the LOC122068918 gene encoding BLOC-1-related complex subunit 8 homolog isoform X2 — translation MLWDRIFYRLRLSFVSFLWLLCSFTKKMHGFSIVDGFMNVNESLAEMIKYVANEPSVGLFYVQQHTQNAVPSLLNVKDKVGEKCRETTLHTDDLEDSLTMLKSMKECGLHLTDEMIKDIKKSVVIMSSAQPQRGLIHNQKSSFETGKSSPWGAVTYDHNAFGMQQDEASHGNYISSVLKLAKQRALGLRWPELNSKQQKGPEGQETDELPLSSRIVDEQLDEAGSGAGQNLASLFENYDDFRATREVKLKEWLEGPDNLNNTQADILGSTLSTLARNGASL, via the exons ATGCTCTGGGATCGAATATTTTACCGTCTCCGTTTGTCTTTCGTCTCCTTTCTCTGGTTACTTTGTTCGTTCACGAAGAAAATGCATGGATTTTCGATCGTGGATGGCTTCATGAACG TGAACGAAAGCTTAGCAGAGATGATAAAGTATGTGGCGAATGAACCCTCGGTGGGGCTTTTCTATGTACAACAGCACACTCAGAATGCGGTTCCCAGCCTTCTCAATGTCAAG GATAAAGTTGGAGAGAAGTGTCGTGAAACAACCTTGCACACTGATGATTTGGAGGACTCTCTCACCATGTTGAAGTCAATGAAAGAATGTGGTCTGCATCTCACTGATGAAATGATTAAAGACATTAAAAAATCTGTAGTTATTATGTCATCAGCACAACCACAAAGAGG GTTAATCCAtaaccaaaaatcaagttttgagACTGGCAAAAGTAGCCCTTGGGGTGCAGTTACTTACGATCATAATGCATTTGGGATGCAGCAGGATGAAGCGAGTCATGGCAATTATATCTCCTCAGTATTGAAGTTGGCAAAGCAGAGAGCTTTGGGTCTTAGATGGCCCGAACTTAATTCCAAACAGCAAAAAGGACCTGAGG GTCAAGAAACTGACGAGCTGCCATTGTCTAGTCGGATTGTAGATGAGCAGCTCGATGAAGCTGGAAGCGGGGCAGGTCAGAATTTAGCATCACTTTTCGAGAACTATGATGATTTCAGAGCTACAAGAGAAGTCAAACTGAAGGAATGGTTGGAGGGCCCAGATAATCTGAACAATACTCAAGCCGACATTCTTGGTTCCACTTTGTCCACACTTGCTCGCAATGGTGCTTCCCTCTAA
- the LOC122068918 gene encoding uncharacterized protein LOC122068918 isoform X5 — MIKYVANEPSVGLFYVQQHTQNAVPSLLNVKDKVGEKCRETTLHTDDLEDSLTMLKSMKECGLHLTDEMIKDIKKSVVIMSSAQPQRGYFQLVNFMLIHNQKSSFETGKSSPWGAVTYDHNAFGMQQDEASHGNYISSVLKLAKQRALGLRWPELNSKQQKGPEGQETDELPLSSRIVDEQLDEAGSGAGQNLASLFENYDDFRATREVKLKEWLEGPDNLNNTQADILGSTLSTLARNGASL; from the exons ATGATAAAGTATGTGGCGAATGAACCCTCGGTGGGGCTTTTCTATGTACAACAGCACACTCAGAATGCGGTTCCCAGCCTTCTCAATGTCAAG GATAAAGTTGGAGAGAAGTGTCGTGAAACAACCTTGCACACTGATGATTTGGAGGACTCTCTCACCATGTTGAAGTCAATGAAAGAATGTGGTCTGCATCTCACTGATGAAATGATTAAAGACATTAAAAAATCTGTAGTTATTATGTCATCAGCACAACCACAAAGAGGGTATTTCCAACTTGTGAACTTTAT GTTAATCCAtaaccaaaaatcaagttttgagACTGGCAAAAGTAGCCCTTGGGGTGCAGTTACTTACGATCATAATGCATTTGGGATGCAGCAGGATGAAGCGAGTCATGGCAATTATATCTCCTCAGTATTGAAGTTGGCAAAGCAGAGAGCTTTGGGTCTTAGATGGCCCGAACTTAATTCCAAACAGCAAAAAGGACCTGAGG GTCAAGAAACTGACGAGCTGCCATTGTCTAGTCGGATTGTAGATGAGCAGCTCGATGAAGCTGGAAGCGGGGCAGGTCAGAATTTAGCATCACTTTTCGAGAACTATGATGATTTCAGAGCTACAAGAGAAGTCAAACTGAAGGAATGGTTGGAGGGCCCAGATAATCTGAACAATACTCAAGCCGACATTCTTGGTTCCACTTTGTCCACACTTGCTCGCAATGGTGCTTCCCTCTAA